The Sebastes fasciatus isolate fSebFas1 chromosome 4, fSebFas1.pri, whole genome shotgun sequence genome window below encodes:
- the lrrc61 gene encoding leucine-rich repeat-containing protein 61, translating to MDSKRDKEQDADCEKVTPVLLKSRTGEFDLESILFLKLRGLGIHDLGCIGECMSLEKLDLSGNNISNLAPLASLRLLSVLGLSSNRISNLEPLRNCEALQHLNLAGNIISSIESLHCLQPLRKLENIRLKDNTYNYTNPVCRNAAYRNLVLEMFPNIKVLDGERVVGRGSELYQLCKDIDDTIKAGLYKNGQLVEHNDCKPWVEDNYWEIKRSNNAIIEEAYKQFNDVLHECRLLNNRATHVISQTERSMSLKKQPKQYAI from the exons ATGGACTCTAAGCGAGATAAAGAGCAAG ATGCAGACTGCGAGAAGGTTACTCCTGTGCTGCTCAAGTCACGTACAGGGGAATTTGATTTGGAGTCAATACTGTTTCTCAAATTGAGAGGTCTTG GAATACACGATCTTGGATGCATTGGGGAATGTATGAGTTTAGAGAAACTGGACCTCTCTGGAAATAACATCTCAAATTTAGCTCCTCTGGCATCTCTTCGGCTTCTTTCTGTACTCGGTTTGTCTTCCAACCGGATTTCCAATTTGG AGCCCCTTCGCAATTGTGAGGCTTTACAGCACTTAAACTTGGCTGGGAATATCATATCCAG CATTGAGAGCCTACACTGCCTTCAGCCTTTGAGAAAGCTAGAAAATATACGGCTTAAAGACAACACTTACAATTACACGAACCCAG TGTGCAGGAACGCCGCATATAGAAACCTAGTTCTTGAGATGTTCCCCAACATCAAGGTGCTGGATG gAGAAAGAGTGGTCGGACGTGGGAGTGAGTTGTATCAATTATGCAAAGACATTGATGATACCATCAAAG CTGGCTTATACAAGAACGGACAGCTTGTTGAGCATAATGATTGCAAACCATGGGTGGAGGATAATTACTGGGAGATAAAGAGATCAAACAATGCCATTATTGAAGAAGCCTACAAACAGTTTAACG ATGTACTTCATGAATGCAGACTCCTCAACAACAGAGCCACTCATGTCATTTC